The genomic region GCTGGTGACCGGTGGCGCGTCCGGGTTGGGCGCGGCCGTGGTGGACGCGGTGCGCGAGGCGGGCGGGAAACCGTTGGTGCTGGACAAGTCCGCGCCTGACAACGCGCACGACTTCGAGCTCGTCGACCTCGCGACGGCCGGGCGGCCGAACAGGCCGTGGCGGTGCTCGCGCAGCGCAACGGCGGCCTGGACGCGGTCGTCACCGCGGCGGGGATCGACCGGTGCGGAACGCTGGCGGAGGTACCGGCCGACGAGTGGGAGAACGTCGTCCGGGTCAACCTGTTCGGCACCGCGGCCGTGATCCGCGCCGCCCTGCCGCACCTGGACGGCGGCCGGGTGGTGACCGTCGCGTCCACCCTCGGGCTGAAGGCGGTCAGCGACGCCACGGCGTACTGCGCCTCGAAGTTCGGTGTCGTCGGCTTCACCCGCGCACTCGCCGCGGAGCTGGCGGGCCGCACCGGCGTGACGCTGATCGTGCCCGGCGGCATGCGGACGAAGTTCTTCGACGACCGCACGGAGCAGTACCGGCCGAAGGACCTGGAGCAGCTGAACCCGCCGGACCGGGTGGCCGCCGCGATCCTGTTCGCACTGAGCCAGCCACCGGGCTGCGAGGTGCGCGAGCTCGTGATCGCCCACGCCGAGGAGCCCTCCTGGCCGTGAACGAGCTGGACGAAGACTCCCAGAGGGACAGCGAGTTCTTACCGGCCAGGCGCCCGAACCACCTGGTGGTGGCGGCCAGCCTGACCGCGCGCGGCGGCCTGCTGTGGTTGCCGGTCGCCGGGATCGTGGCGCTGACCGGCAGGAAGCAGGCCGCTGGGCGCGCGTTGCTCGCGGCGGTCGTGGCGATGCCGCTCGGGCACCTGGTCAGCCTGGTGGTGCACCGGCGCAGGCCGCACTCGACGCTGCCCGCCCGCCTCGCGCTGCCGGAACACCCGCGCTCCTCGTCGTTCCCCTCGAAACACGCGATGACGGCTGCCGCGTTCGGCACCGTCATCGCGGTGGAGGACCCGCCGGCCGGGGCGTTCGTCACGCCGTTGGTGCTGTTGGTCGCCTACAGCCGATTGCGCACACGGGTGCACTGGCCCACCGACGTCATCGGCGGGTTGGCACTCGGCGGGCTGGTCTGGGTCGTGTGGGGCGTGCTGCGGCGAAAGCGCTGAGCCCGGCCCGCGTCGTGCGGACCGGGCTCAGGCGCTGTTCGCCGTTCAGGCCGGGATCGGACGCTCCGCCAGCGCCGTGGCGACCGCGTGCAGGTTCGCCGCCATCGTGCGACCCGTGTTCTCCGACCACTCGTGACCCTCGTCGGTCTCCGAGTAGCTGGGTCCGGGGCCGGGACCGCGGTTCCAGTACGTCCACGCCTGGCCGGGGATCGTGTAGCCGATGTCGCCGAGCCCGCCGGCGATCTCGCTGATCACGTGGTGCGCGCCGTCCTCGTTGCCGGTCACGACCACACCCGCGACCCGGTTGTAGGCCACCGGCCGCTCCTGGTCGTCGGTCTCGGAGATCATCGCGTCCATCCGCTCCAGCGCCCGCTGCGCCAGCGACGACGGCCGCCCGACCCACGTGGGCGTGGCGAACACCAGGATCTCCGCCTGCAGGAGCGCGTCGTGGATGCGCGGCCACTCGTCGCCGTCACCGAGGTCGGTGGTCACGCCCGGCGGGATGTCCAGGTCCGCCAACCGGAAGGTGGAGACCTCGACGTCCTTCTCGACCAGTTCGTCGATCACGACCTGGGCGAGCAGGTCGGTGTTGGACTGGTCGGGCGACTTCTTGAGGGTGCAGTTGAGCACCACGGCACGCATCAGGGCTGCCTCCACTTCTCGTCGGCGAGCAGTTGACTGGCTTGCGGACCCATCAGGGACATGCCGCCGTCCACGACGAACGACGAGCCCGTGACGTACCCGGCCGCGGGTGTGGTCAGGAACGCCACCACCGCGGCGACCTCGCCTGCGTGACCCGGCCGGCCGAGCGGCACGCCGGGGCGCGACTCGGTGCGCGGGTCGACGTCCTCCTGACCGGTCATCGGTGTCGAGATCTCGCCCGGTGCCACGGAGTTGACGGTGATGTCGTGTTCGGACAGTTCCAGCGCGAGCACCTGCGTCAGCGCGCCGAGCCCGGCCTTCGCGGCGCAGTACGGCGCGGCACCCACGCGGGGCAGGTGCTCGTGGACCGACGTGATGTTCACGATCCGGCCGCCACGACCTCCGGCGATCATGTGCTTCGCGGCGCGCTGGGCGCACAGGAACGCCCCGTCCAGGTCGACCGAGAGCACCTGGCGCCACTTGTCGTAGGACATGTCCAGGGCCTTCTCGCTGCTGCCGGTGCCCGCGCAGTTCACCAGCACGTCGAGGCCGCCCAGTTCCTGCGCCAGCTCGTCCACGACGGCGGCGGAGGTGGGCAGGTCGGTGAGGTCGAGGCGGCGCACGGCGCACCGGCCGCCGTTGTCGCGGATCTCGGTGGCGGTGCGCTCGGCGCCGTCGGAGTCTTCGTGGAACGTGATGCCCACGTCGGCCCCGCCGCTGGCCAGAGCGACGGCGACGGCCTTGCCGATGCCGGAGTCCGCGCCGGTCACGACCGCACGCAGCGGCGCACCGGCCCGGTCCTGGGGCAGGGGTGCGGTGGTCATGGGACGCGAGTACCCACCGGCGTCGCGCCCATGCGGAGCGTGAAGTGGTTGAGCGTCGCGGGGAGCGGCTCGTCAAGCACACCGGCGAACGTGAGGTGCTCGGTCAGCGCGTCGAGCATCGCACTCGCCGTGACCAGCACCAGGTCCCTGGCGGGGCACTCGCCGGGGCCCGCGCTGAACGGCACGATCGCCGGGTCGCGCACCTCGTCCCACAGCTCCGGCGCGTACCGGTCGGCGAACGGCAACCGGTCGGGGTCGCGGTGGAAGAACGGTGTGAACACCACGAACTCGGTGTTCTCCGGCAACCAGGTGCCGTGCCAGCGGGTCGCGATCGTGCTCTCCCGCAGGATCACCGGCGTGGTCGGCCACAACCGGGCCGACTCCAGCACACCGCGCATCCCGCTGCCGCCCACGGCCAGCGCCCGCATCGTCACGATCCCTGCCGCGTCGAACGCGAACAGCCAGTGCGGCACCTGCCCGGACAGGTCACCGGGGAAGGCGGCCAGGCTGCCGGGCTCGCGGCGCGCCAGGTGCTCGTCGAGCCGGCGCTGGAAGCGTTCGCGCAGGCCACGCTGCTGCGGGCGGAGGAACGCCCAGTTCGCGTTCTGCCGCAGCGCCTTGAGGTCGTCGGTGAGCTGGTCGTCGTCGCGCGCGGCGTTGCCGAGCACGACCCTGCGCACGATCCGCCACCAGGTCTGGCTGAACCCGTCCCAGGTCAGCTCACCGTTGCTCATGACGTGCCGGACCAGCAGGTCGGCCTCGTCGCGCACGACGGCCTCGACCGGCACGTTCTCCGGCCGCAGCGCGCGTTCGTTGAGGTCGCGCCGCCGTTCCCGCTCGGCACCCTCCGAGATGAGCACGCCGTGCGGCTGGAAGTGCCGCAGGGCCGCCTTCTTCTCCTTGGTGGCCAACGCGAACGGCTCCGGTGACTCGCGCAGCAACCGCCCGACGTCGGCGGGGTCCACCAGCACCGCGATGCTGCGGCCGGTCACGCGCAGCCGCACGGGTTCCGGTCCGTAGCGGTCGCGCAGGTGCCGCATCGTGGCGATGGCGGCGGAGTCGGACTGGGTCTTCTCGGCGAGCGCCATCACGCCCGGCCTGCGGACGATGACGCCCTTCGCGAGTGTCGGGAGCAACACGGTCGCGAACACGCGCGCGGTGTCGAGTCGTGAAGAGATGGCCATGTCGACGACTACCCGCTCGGGTGCGTGTGAATCGGTTGGAGTCAGGGTATTCGCCCGATGGGAGGTCATCATGCCACGCGGATCGAACGCAAAACGTGAACGCCAGTACGAACACATCGAGGACTCGGCCCGCAGCCGTGGCGAGTCACCCAAGCGGGCGAAGGAGATCGCCGCGCGCACGGTGAACAAGAACCGCGCCCAGTCGGGTGAGTCCAAGACGGCCAGCCGGTCGTCCACCAAGGACAAGTCGCCGCAGCAGCGCGGCGGGCAGCGGTCCCACAGCGGCTCCCAGGGCCCCACGCGCGACCAGCTCTACAACGAGGCGAGGCAGCGCGACGTCAAGGGCCGCTCCACGATGACCAAGAAGGAGCTCGCCAACGCCCTCGGACACTGACGTGCCACCCACCACGATCGAGGACAAGAGCGCCACGCTGACGATCCTCACCACCGAGCACTACACGCTGCAGATGGTGCGCAGCGCGACCATCGCCGACGCGTCCAGCCGAGCGGGCCACCTGCTCACCACGATCTCCGCGTCGATGATCGCGCTCGGGTTCGTCGCCCAGCTGGTGCCCTTGCCGGTGCTGCTGACGCTGGTGCTGGTGATCTGCTCCGGCCTCTTCCTCATCGGCCTCGCCACGCTGCTGCGCTCGGTCGAGCTCGGCGTCGAGGACGTCCAGGCCGGCCTCGGGATCAACCGCATCCGGCACATGTACGGCGACATCGAACCGGCCACCAGGGACGTCTTCGTCCGCCAGGTGCACGACGACACGCTCGGCGTCGAGGTGGACGCGGGCCAGACGGCCTGGCGCAACGCCCGCCGGCCGCGCCTGATCGGCACCGCGCTGAGCGTCGCCGGCCTGGTGAACCTCGTCAACGGCCTCGTCGGCGGCGCCATCGCCGGTGCCGCGGCAGGTCTGCTCGGAGCCGGCCTCCTCTGGTCGATCATCACCGGCGTCGCCGCGGCCACCGTCCTCGTCACCGCGTTCGGCGTGGCACTCGGACGCATCGGCCGGCGCGGTGTCGCGCCCATCAGCACCCGCTTTCCCAGGAACTAGAAGGAGAACACCGTGCAGTACGACGTCGTCGACCTGATCATGCAGGACCACCGCGAGGTCGAGCGCCTGTTCGACGAGCTCAAGAACCACCCGGAGAAGCGACCACTGCTCACGCCCGTCCTGTGTGGACTGCTCGTCGCGCACAGCCGGGCCGAGGAAGCCGAGGTGTATCCCGTGGCGATGGAGGAAGCTGGCGAGAGCGACGAGGTCGAGCACAGCCAGGAGGAGCACGCCGAGGCCGAGCGGCTGCTCGCGAAGCTGCTCGACGCCGAGATGGACTCCCCGCAGTACGACCAGATGCTGCAGAAGGTCATCGACTCCATCACCCACCACGTGGAAGAGGAGGAGAAGACCGTCCTGCCCGGCATGCGCAAGCGCCTGAGCGCCGAGCGCCGCTACGAGCTGGGCGAGGCGTTCGCCCGGTCGCGCGCCGAGCACCTCGGTGAGATGCCGGGGCAGGCGACCCGCGAGGAGCTGCTGACGCAGGCGAAGAACCTCGGGGTGAGCGGCGCCGCGAGCATGAGCAAGGAAGAGCTGAAGCGGGAGCTCCAGAAGGCCGGCTCCTGACAGTTCGACTGCTGTGAAGACCGTTGCCGGGAAGCCGGGTCGCGTTCGCGCGGCCCGGCTTCCGGCTGTTCGGTGTGGCGGCGACTTCCGGCCGGACGGTAGGAGGTGAGATCCGCGCGGTTCTGGGTATCCCGTCCTCATGACCCAGCCCTCCGCCGGCGTGCCCGCCGCCAGCCAGCCCGTGCCACCGCAGCCGGAGCCGACGCAGCCGGGCCCGACCAGCCGCAGCCGTCCCAGCCCTTCCCGGTGGGCCGGGCCCGGACCAGCCGCGCCGCCCGGCCCGGACCCCGACCCGTTCCGCCGACGCCGGACCCCAAGTCCGTTGTGGACGGTCAGGGCCGGGTTCTCTGCCGCGGTGTCGTCGTGCCGATGCGGCGTCCGGTCAAGCGTCGTGGTGCGGCGCGGGCGGGAGCACGTCCGGCCAGGCGCAGGGCCGCCTGACCCACCCGGTCGCCGGGGTGGCTCAGCGCTCCCGGTCATCACCCGCCCGGCCTTCGCTCGCAGGACCGGGTCCACCTCGCTTGCGGCCGTTCGCTCCAGCGCAATTCGCGGCCACCGCGAATCTCGCCGCTTTCGGCTAATGATCGAAACGCCCCGTCCGACAACCCGCTGAACCCTAGTCTTGTTCGGGTCCAGCTGAAGCGGGGGAGGGCGGCGATGGTCACGGCGAAGGACTGGTTCGTCAGCGAGGAACAGACCAGCGGCCTGCACTTCCACGGC from Lentzea guizhouensis harbors:
- a CDS encoding phosphatase PAP2 family protein, with product MNELDEDSQRDSEFLPARRPNHLVVAASLTARGGLLWLPVAGIVALTGRKQAAGRALLAAVVAMPLGHLVSLVVHRRRPHSTLPARLALPEHPRSSSFPSKHAMTAAAFGTVIAVEDPPAGAFVTPLVLLVAYSRLRTRVHWPTDVIGGLALGGLVWVVWGVLRRKR
- a CDS encoding flavodoxin family protein; translation: MRAVVLNCTLKKSPDQSNTDLLAQVVIDELVEKDVEVSTFRLADLDIPPGVTTDLGDGDEWPRIHDALLQAEILVFATPTWVGRPSSLAQRALERMDAMISETDDQERPVAYNRVAGVVVTGNEDGAHHVISEIAGGLGDIGYTIPGQAWTYWNRGPGPGPSYSETDEGHEWSENTGRTMAANLHAVATALAERPIPA
- a CDS encoding SDR family oxidoreductase → MTTAPLPQDRAGAPLRAVVTGADSGIGKAVAVALASGGADVGITFHEDSDGAERTATEIRDNGGRCAVRRLDLTDLPTSAAVVDELAQELGGLDVLVNCAGTGSSEKALDMSYDKWRQVLSVDLDGAFLCAQRAAKHMIAGGRGGRIVNITSVHEHLPRVGAAPYCAAKAGLGALTQVLALELSEHDITVNSVAPGEISTPMTGQEDVDPRTESRPGVPLGRPGHAGEVAAVVAFLTTPAAGYVTGSSFVVDGGMSLMGPQASQLLADEKWRQP
- a CDS encoding cytochrome P450, with translation MAISSRLDTARVFATVLLPTLAKGVIVRRPGVMALAEKTQSDSAAIATMRHLRDRYGPEPVRLRVTGRSIAVLVDPADVGRLLRESPEPFALATKEKKAALRHFQPHGVLISEGAERERRRDLNERALRPENVPVEAVVRDEADLLVRHVMSNGELTWDGFSQTWWRIVRRVVLGNAARDDDQLTDDLKALRQNANWAFLRPQQRGLRERFQRRLDEHLARREPGSLAAFPGDLSGQVPHWLFAFDAAGIVTMRALAVGGSGMRGVLESARLWPTTPVILRESTIATRWHGTWLPENTEFVVFTPFFHRDPDRLPFADRYAPELWDEVRDPAIVPFSAGPGECPARDLVLVTASAMLDALTEHLTFAGVLDEPLPATLNHFTLRMGATPVGTRVP
- a CDS encoding plasmid stabilization protein — its product is MPRGSNAKRERQYEHIEDSARSRGESPKRAKEIAARTVNKNRAQSGESKTASRSSTKDKSPQQRGGQRSHSGSQGPTRDQLYNEARQRDVKGRSTMTKKELANALGH
- a CDS encoding hemerythrin domain-containing protein, which encodes MQYDVVDLIMQDHREVERLFDELKNHPEKRPLLTPVLCGLLVAHSRAEEAEVYPVAMEEAGESDEVEHSQEEHAEAERLLAKLLDAEMDSPQYDQMLQKVIDSITHHVEEEEKTVLPGMRKRLSAERRYELGEAFARSRAEHLGEMPGQATREELLTQAKNLGVSGAASMSKEELKRELQKAGS